In the genome of Manis javanica isolate MJ-LG chromosome 17, MJ_LKY, whole genome shotgun sequence, one region contains:
- the CHST4 gene encoding carbohydrate sulfotransferase 4 isoform X2 yields the protein MAIFALFLHLISHNFNSLSAKEEPKPMHVLVLSSWRSGSSFVGQLFGQHPDVFYLMEPAWHVWMTFTRSTPWRLHMAVRDLIRAVFLCDMSVFDAYMNPGPRRQSSLFQWDGSRALCSPPACNMFPRDKIIPQAHCKILCSQQPFEVIEKACRSYSHVVLKEVRFFNLQVLYPLLRDPSLNLHIIHLVRDPRAVLRSRERTTGELMIDSRIVMGQRWQKLKEEDQPYYVMQVICQSQLEIYKAVKSLPKALKQRYLLMRYEDLVRDPLAQTAQMYEYTGLKFLPQLQAWVLNITQGQGMGQHAFHTNARNALNVSQAWRWSLPYEKVSRLQKVCRDTMTLLGYHLVRSEQEQRNLSLDLLSTWTPSTQIES from the coding sequence ATGGCCATCTTCGCTCTGTTCCTCCATTTGATCAGCCACAACTTCAACTCCCTGTCTGCAAAGGAGGAGCCCAAGCCTATGCATGTGTTGGTCCTGTCTTCATGGCGCTCTGGCTCCTCTTTTGTGGGCCAGCTTTTTGGGCAGCACCCAGATGTCTTCTACCTGATGGAACCCGCCTGGCATGTCTGGATGACCTTCACAAGAAGCACCCCCTGGCGGCTGCATATGGCGGTGCGGGATCTGATCCGTGCTGTTTTTCTCTGTGACATGAGTGTCTTTGATGCCTATATGAATCCTGGTCCCCGACGTCAGTCCAGCCTCTTCCAGTGGGATGGCAGCCGGGCGCTGTGTTCCCCACCTGCCTGCAACATGTTCCCTCGGGATAAGATCATACCTCAGGCTCACTGCAAGATTCTGTGTAGTCAACAGCCCTTTGAAGTGATTGAGAAGGCCTGCCGCTCCTACAGTCACGTGGTGCTCAAGGAAGTGCGCTTCTTCAACCTGCAGGTGCTCTACCCACTGCTGAGAGACCCTTCCCTCAACCTGCACATCATACACCTGGTCCGGGACCCCCGGGCTGTGCTCCGTTCCCGGGAGCGCACCACAGGGGAGCTTATGATTGATAGCCGCATTGTGATGGGGCAGCGTTGGCAGAAACTCAAAGAGGAGGACCAACCCTACTATGTGATGCAGGTCATCTGCCAAAGCCAGCTGGAGATCTACAAGGCTGTGAAGTCCTTGCCCAAAGCCCTGAAGCAGCGCTACCTTCTCATGCGCTATGAGGACCTTGTCCGGGACCCCCTGGCCCAGACAGCCCAAATGTATGAATACACAGGGTTGAAATTCTTGCCTCAGCTCCAGGCCtgggtgctcaacatcactcaaGGCCAAGGCATGGGTCAGCACGCCTTCCACACAAATGCCAGGAATGCCCTCAACGTCTCCCAGGCCTGGCGCTGGTCCTTGCCTTATGAAAAGGTCTCCCGACTTCAGAAAGTCTGCAGAGATACCATGACTTTGCTGGGCTACCATCTTGTCAGATCTGAGCAAGAGCAGAGAAACCTGTCCCTGGACCTCCTGTCTACCTGGACCCCCTCCACACAAATTGAGAGTTGA
- the CHST4 gene encoding carbohydrate sulfotransferase 4 isoform X1, protein MMLPKKTRPLLFLFSQMAIFALFLHLISHNFNSLSAKEEPKPMHVLVLSSWRSGSSFVGQLFGQHPDVFYLMEPAWHVWMTFTRSTPWRLHMAVRDLIRAVFLCDMSVFDAYMNPGPRRQSSLFQWDGSRALCSPPACNMFPRDKIIPQAHCKILCSQQPFEVIEKACRSYSHVVLKEVRFFNLQVLYPLLRDPSLNLHIIHLVRDPRAVLRSRERTTGELMIDSRIVMGQRWQKLKEEDQPYYVMQVICQSQLEIYKAVKSLPKALKQRYLLMRYEDLVRDPLAQTAQMYEYTGLKFLPQLQAWVLNITQGQGMGQHAFHTNARNALNVSQAWRWSLPYEKVSRLQKVCRDTMTLLGYHLVRSEQEQRNLSLDLLSTWTPSTQIES, encoded by the coding sequence ATGATGCTGCCCAAAAAAACGAGGCCACTGCTGTTCCTGTTTTCCCAGATGGCCATCTTCGCTCTGTTCCTCCATTTGATCAGCCACAACTTCAACTCCCTGTCTGCAAAGGAGGAGCCCAAGCCTATGCATGTGTTGGTCCTGTCTTCATGGCGCTCTGGCTCCTCTTTTGTGGGCCAGCTTTTTGGGCAGCACCCAGATGTCTTCTACCTGATGGAACCCGCCTGGCATGTCTGGATGACCTTCACAAGAAGCACCCCCTGGCGGCTGCATATGGCGGTGCGGGATCTGATCCGTGCTGTTTTTCTCTGTGACATGAGTGTCTTTGATGCCTATATGAATCCTGGTCCCCGACGTCAGTCCAGCCTCTTCCAGTGGGATGGCAGCCGGGCGCTGTGTTCCCCACCTGCCTGCAACATGTTCCCTCGGGATAAGATCATACCTCAGGCTCACTGCAAGATTCTGTGTAGTCAACAGCCCTTTGAAGTGATTGAGAAGGCCTGCCGCTCCTACAGTCACGTGGTGCTCAAGGAAGTGCGCTTCTTCAACCTGCAGGTGCTCTACCCACTGCTGAGAGACCCTTCCCTCAACCTGCACATCATACACCTGGTCCGGGACCCCCGGGCTGTGCTCCGTTCCCGGGAGCGCACCACAGGGGAGCTTATGATTGATAGCCGCATTGTGATGGGGCAGCGTTGGCAGAAACTCAAAGAGGAGGACCAACCCTACTATGTGATGCAGGTCATCTGCCAAAGCCAGCTGGAGATCTACAAGGCTGTGAAGTCCTTGCCCAAAGCCCTGAAGCAGCGCTACCTTCTCATGCGCTATGAGGACCTTGTCCGGGACCCCCTGGCCCAGACAGCCCAAATGTATGAATACACAGGGTTGAAATTCTTGCCTCAGCTCCAGGCCtgggtgctcaacatcactcaaGGCCAAGGCATGGGTCAGCACGCCTTCCACACAAATGCCAGGAATGCCCTCAACGTCTCCCAGGCCTGGCGCTGGTCCTTGCCTTATGAAAAGGTCTCCCGACTTCAGAAAGTCTGCAGAGATACCATGACTTTGCTGGGCTACCATCTTGTCAGATCTGAGCAAGAGCAGAGAAACCTGTCCCTGGACCTCCTGTCTACCTGGACCCCCTCCACACAAATTGAGAGTTGA